aaaaaaaagattatataaataatgatttaatCATATATAGAAAGTAAACAATACAAAGAATTATATGTGAGATTCAGTAACTACATTTTTGCATATATTCTAAAAagttttttaatttgtcattCACTTTAATCAACGCGTGTTGTCTTCTATAATCATAATAAGGAAGTAGaaatttgcagatgatttaAAGATTTCACCCCGAGGGAATAGAAAATGAATGTAGAGTGGAATTTAAGTGATACAATTAGGGGCGTCTAGCCATGTTGTAGATTGGGAGGGGATCAAAGGGGAATATCTCCAAAACTTTCACTGCGCTTCGCGCGCCATATTATAATACAGAAAAGGGCTAAAAATTGAAAACTTTGTATATTTGATATCATGTTTATGTCaagtttaaatgttttatagtgcttttaaaaacatatatttgcTTCACATATTAAGACCTATATATTTTTCAGCTTATAAAAATTATTAGGAACAGTGAGGATGGGGGGCGATCCAATTATTGAAAGATGTATAGCACCTCATGAGAATAAACTTTATTGCAGTCACCTCTTTGAAATATCGTTCCAGGTTTTTCCTGATACGTTCATCCACGTGTTCGATCTTATAATCTCCATAGTTGATGATAGCcaggcagccattttgtttcaAGACTCGTCTACATTCGTTACAGAACTTATCAAAATCAAACCAATGCACAGCCTCGAAACACGTGATCAGATCCACAGAGTGGTCGTCCAAAGGTAGAGTTTCCGCTGGTGATACTCTGCAAAAAATTGGATTAATTATCCGATGGTCAAGCTTCACTAATTGAATTTGTTTACGTCACAATAAACATGGATTCTTGAAAATTATGGCTTACATCTGTACGATTTATgtcatttcatatttgctacTCATATTTGGTAACTTCCAAATTTACCCGCCAAGaattttattacaaatgttAAATCATCTTTGGtttgttttattattgattGGAGCTAGATTTGTTAAcaacaaaaacacacaaattaAACAAAGCAACTAATTTGGAGGCCTTTAATGTAAGTGTTAATTCAGATGAAATAATATTCGGGTGAGTGAAATTCCTTGCTCGGCAGAGTGCATTAGACCAAGATGGAAAatattattaaaggtcaagtccacctcagaaaaatgttgatttaaatcaatagaggaaaatcagataagcatagtgctgaaaagttcatcaaaatcggatgtaaaataataaagttatcgCATTTTAAAGTATGCACAATtaagtcacatgcaaatgagagaatcaatgatgtccctcattcactctttctttttttttttttgaattattacAGATTTGACAGCAATGATCATTTGACAGTGGTAATTCCACGTAttcagggaaaaataaaactctgtttcacaggacaatgaggagaaaattagaatatttcatgtttcatataagaaaatacaaaagagtgatgtcatcggttccctcatttgcatactgactcggatgtgcatataactttttttatgaaattaagcgaaactttgaaatgccataactttcttattttacgtctgatcttgataaaattttcagtgttccgcttgttggatttttctctttttattcaaatcaactttttattgggatggacttgtcctttaatcagtTTATATGGAGGACCTACTTGAATTCAACGTTGGGGACAGTATTTGCCTTCGTTGCCGCCTCTACCTGTGCAGGGCTCACGTCAAATCCAATGACGCGTTCAAATTGTGAGCTCAAGCCATAGGTCCCTTGGCCAGATCCACAACCAACATCTACAAGCAGCTGATGGGGAGGGGGGCtctggaaaaataaaaaggcTTGCAAGTGTTCAATTATCTTATAAGGGAGGGGGCACTTTCAGATAAGTTTATtcgattttttgttgttgaagatTTATACAAACATTCTattttcaataaacaaatattataggcctatcatgCCTCTGAAAGAAAGAACAGAGAGCAGTAATAGACATGATTTGCAGTTTGCATCTTTCATTTATAAAGGAGGcacttttcataaaatgtacataTGGCAGGGGCGGCATATACCCAACAACCTGTcactaataattagacagtctccatcattagcaatcttcaaaaagtcattaaaaactcatctttgtagtttttaaaataGTACATCTTATTTATTGTAAGCGatttgggcctaatgggaaaagcgcagtacaaataataagaaataataataataataactccccctcccccctcccactGTGCCCCTAACTGGACCCGTAATTTCCTGTTTAATGTCGAATCGCAAgtcatcgaaaaaaaaattgattcgGACCTACATTTATGGTTGTATCTTACCTTTTCGTTTAGAAATCGTAAAATCTTCTGACATACTTCTTCGGAATAGGTAGGCCTGAATTTAATATACTGATCCGCGTGTGAAGCACCTTCAAAAAATCGGTTTGACATGGTGGAGTCATAAAAATCTGAGTGCAGATTGGAAAAGGTGAGAAAACGCATATAAAatttactactactatactagactactactactatactactactactactacttctactacaactgctactgctgctgctactacttctactactactactactactactactactactactactactgctgctactgctgcatgctgctactaatactactaccatgactactacAACAAACTTGCAATACACGCTTAAACATACATTTACGAAATAGATACAACCTTACCAGTTATACTTATTTCGGGTACGTGGTGTTACTCTGTATaatctgtatacatgtataccgaTGAATTGATCATATTAATTGCTTGAACCTCTGGGATGTATTTATTCAAGATCAGAATCAAAGGTCGAAATAACTAAGTTGTTCAATctgaagagaataaaaaaatctgaataaatCGTGTTGACTGTTTTAGATGGCACGTTGCAGAATTCCTGTCGATATTGCTCCATATacatgatggtggtgatgatgacgatgataattcaagatttatatagcacatgtaaaaaaatatccaattttttttccatcgtAAAACAATAACCACCTAACTTAAATTGCACTAACTTCACTACGAAGTATTATTGTGAAACGCATTGGCgaatctggggggggggggggcacggtcCCCTATTGGCGGTGCAAAAGGCTGGGGGCAGAAACAAAGGGAAGGAGAACAGAAAATGTTATTAAAGATTAGCTGGGAAAGGGGAAGCACTGGAAAACATATAAACTTTCAGGTCACTTATAATAAAAATCAGCTTGAGCTACGTGTTAACTGTATCCATGAAATACATATCATCTTCAACTTGAAAAAGCTTAGAATATCCTGAATTAAATtcattataaacaaaaaaatccgcTTGTTTGCCTTGctgtcattattttgattatggaggtaagttttatttaaaaattcttaacGTCTTTCAGGTCTGGACATCACGAATTTACGGTTATCGCTATGCGATCGCATTATGAGTGATATATCCTcttaataaattacaaaaaaaaagaaattacaattattgttatttttgaagGTCAGTATATGAGAAATATCAGATCGTGATTCGTGCTGGCATTAATCCCTCTGTTTGTGTGTTTTATGATGGGACGTGGTGGAGATAATGATGGTTGCAGATGAGAATAATCAATTACGTGGAAGAAGTGGCATACAGATGGGGGTAGCTCTTGCCCCTCCCTAAATTTTTCAAGACcaaggaaataaagaaaggaaagagagatggtgacatatattattttttacatatatcatgtcaaaatccaTCACAAAAATGGACTTTGGTATTAATATAAATATcgaaattttgctcgctcgcttcactcgccagcaattttaaaaaataaattttatgcggtacgccatatctagcccctCAAAATTTCTGGCTCATTAATCTATCATGTTGAAAATGATAAACTACAAAAATAATTCCTACCTTGTTGTCGGATATCATTCAATTTCGCTCGTTGATATTATAAATGCGAGACATTCTCAAGCAAGTATGAGCATATACATTACTTTTTCGCGATAGAAGGATCAGAGATCGTGATCTACTTATGTGTTTGTAGAAACCGACCTTTAGGCGGTGACGATCGCTGAACCCACTTATCAGTACTAGACTGGTCTGCAGAATATGACATCATAAGgggcggatccggggggggggggggctaattggCTGGAAAAGAAAACTACGTAGCACCCTCGAAATAAACATGGGGGTGCTTCTCAGTGCCATGCTCATTGGTAGCAAGTGGGGAGGGTTATAATTTGAGTACATGGTGCCCCCTTTTCTTGTTTGTCAGAAATCTTTGAAGATAAGTACCTCCTATTTTCGGGTCCCCATATAATGGTCACTCCTGGAGTCACCGCTGTAAGGTCCGGCGAccaaagataataaaatggcCCGGTAAAATAGCGCTAAAAAAACAGGAAGAGAGACTGTCCtacacaggggcggatccaggattttccaaaagggggcaaatttttcggaggaaattgacaagccaaaaaaaagtcttcaagttcaaaagagggggcacacctcttttttcatgccatttttacattacaaatttttaattttgcttctcaaaagggggcacgtgccccttgTGCCCCCTGGATCTGCGCCTGGTCCTACGAGGGTTTTGTGCAATGGACCAGTGGATATATCATTGTTTTATACCCCCTTCTATGGCAAACATATCTTCATTCATCAGTTCATtatgttcattaaaaaaattccaAGCAAAAATTATTGGTTTAATGGCAgtatatttacaataaataacCTAGGATGTCTTATGTGTAAGCAAAAAGGTACATTGTATACAAACATAAATACATTAACATTATAATGTGGGAAAACAAGACAGATACATAattcaacagaaaaaaatgtaaaattgatgAGGATAGTACATGCAGTAAATAacatttaatgaataaaatatgaattctgGTAACGGTAAACAGTCAGCAAGCATGGCAACAATAGAATCTTAATTCGTAGTGGAATAGCATACAGGAACTATTAGCAAGGCCAGGTATGTAGAATTTGTTTATATTACGTGATGTAAGGAGGAGCTGCTCGCATTGATATCACACattaaaaacaaactttaaaaattcGTAACTGTCTTACACTTTGATGGAATTTCAtgaagatcttggatctcgtcatgtctacatgaTCCCATCGGAGAGATAATCAGATGACTTTCATCttttagatgacatgatcatgtaTCCAAGCTCTTGTCATCTGATCGATCATCTCTACCACAGGATGTAGATacgacgagatccgagatctgtcatctgatcatctctacCACAGGATGTAGATacgacgagatccgagatctgtcatctgatcatctctcccaacGGATATACGATGAGATCCAAGAtctgtcatctgatcatctctacCACAGGATGTAGATacgacgagatccgagatctgtCATCTGAACATCTCTCACAACGGATATACGATGAGGTCCGAAGAtctgtcatctgatcatctctacCACAGGATGTAGATacgacgagatccgagatctgtcatctgatcatctctcccaacGGATATACGATGAGATCCAAGAtctgtcatctgatcatctctcccacaggatGTAGATACGACGAGATCCAAGGTCTCGTCATCTGTTCAGTTTTTCAGAATGTAGACAAAACCCCGGGAGATCCAAACTATATAAACATCTTGGTAGcactacctctggatgtggtctcgggtaggttcgctaaaaggtggcccgaggtaggtttgggatgtttacatctgatttctttccgacccgaggtaggccccgggccggcccgaggtagggaatctctcagatgtaacaggggtctagTTTAAGCTCCAATatcttcatgattttttttttacaatagtATTCAAACAGTGTTAAACCAAAGTTTAAACGCCCATTTTTCGGGTTAATAACGTATTTTAACGAGCACTTATTAAACAGAGCATGGATTGCATTACCAACCCATTGCAAAGGGTAGTAACGAAGCCCACGATTTGATTATGCGTGTGTCACTGGAAAATAACGGGGTTTTTTTACTACTTTCACTAAACTAAATCGTCAAAATCCCCCAAATGTGCAAAATATCCTCAAATTTGTTTCAATCgccaatattttttctcatcCCCGGCATAGCCTTCTTAAAAATCCCAATTTTCGAACATTTCTCACGCGTCCATGATTATTTGTTATTTGTCTCTGTATTTTAAATCGACCAATAATTAAGCCCTGAAAGTCGATCATGACCTTGGGATACTGTTTATGACATAGACTTGTTGTGATTTTATTTGACTTATATtgtgttgaaaatgaaataaatgataatgattttaaaaaaaaaatatcctacaTGGACTCCATTGAAGATCGAACGGCCATCGAAAATTTCGAAGGAAATTCTTTCCATCTTATTCCATctcaagatatattttttttgccagTGACATCTACCTCTTTGAAAATGGATAATTGACGGATAATTGTTATTCTTGCCCGTTTAGTTGACCCTGACACCTCTGTGTGGGACTATCTTGGTTACTTAATGACTTTTTATTATCTTTAGACGCAGGTAGGGCTTTGATGTCTTGTGCGGTCTAGCTAGTCCAGCCCTGACTAGCATAAAAAGACGACCCTgcctccggggggggggggggagggaggcgcttacattgacgagtggataccatgcgcgacccccaaaacatgtaaaaaatgtCTTTTCCAAGATAGGGCACATTAGGtatgtaacgtaataagggtgtcaaaaacactaaaataatgaggGTATCTATTATCGCTAGAAAAGCTACGTCTTtatagggtcaaatttgcgacgGTGTAAAAAATAAGACTAAATTGTTTTCTAAGGGATGTACTgtttgccccaagagtcaacactacgtgtttgtGGAACGATTTTGCGTGAGATGTTGGAGCTGGGACTGTACTAACCCAAtcaggtaaaggtaaaaccgacgacaatatcgttgtacttgtttaggggtcaatTTAGGGAATGCTTGcaaagagtatcgttttgtttcgaatacttgttaagggcaCTCATttaatgaacaaggttatgattatgatagggtagggttttacaagccaatatttgttaaggggtgcatttttagcattatttagggtgcttttcgagaccccatggtcacgcaatgtatccactcgtcaatggaagtgccccccacGCCCTGTTCTTGATCTTGTATGCTCTATAGGtcaaggcggggtaagttgagcatagggtcaagttgagccaccacccccggGCCAATGATAAAttagtcagacattgtggtggtgtcatttattgatgacccattacataaccctttaCCTAACCATATTGCTTtcgattttaaaacaaaatgtaccTTCTTAGacaggaaaatacaaatttcagccaaaaaagtaaaaaagggtgtaaaatagaggagtgctttttaccccgggggccacttccattcacgagtggataccatgcacgaccatggggtctcgaaaagcaccctaaacacgtaatttccatattctgaaaatgcaccccttaagcgtgtgaaaccctacccatttaacaagaattggaaacaaaacgatactcttggcaaatattccctgaaatgaacccctaaacaagtacaggaatgttttattgttacgggtccttcggtcgtcggctctacctttttggtttagtacgaccccatgcaccttctacacctcgcgcaaatcggactctaaacacgaagtgttgtggcaaaaaggacatcctttataaaacattttaattttgttttatcatccacgcaaattcgaccctaaacacgtaattttcctagcgaaatagataccctttcttcattatttttgtgtttttgacacccttattacgttacgtacgtaacgtgccctatcgtgaaaaagacatcctttttacgtgttttttggtccgcatggtatccactcgtcaatgtaagtgcccccccgggctttttacccacacacgtctttaaatataataaagaaatatataagaacaatattgttagtggatattcattcttgtcatagtcttttaaatgatggatgcatcataatgtgtggatgtgaaaatattgcATTAAGTTCGGAATGGGGTACTTTGATCCAGCGAACATGGGgaaagttgagccatggtaatttttatgataataagaaaaaaaaaattgaaagccattgatatgcaggcagaaaggtcCGCATggcagttcttttacttttagaggatgcTAGTATTTATAAAGAATTAGGAAGTGaaaaaacttgaaataaaaaaaattgacgtgCTAaatcttcccgcatacattttgtacatggtttttgtggctcaacctaccccagaaggtggcacataatggggcaagttgagccatttgacatcgtttttttcaaaggtcacaataaATTTctgtgtgggggtagaaagttaaaTATAGGTGAAAATagtttcccaagaatcaaattcaaTGGCAatgtacttatttctacaatgtTATTAGTCATataaattctaacatgcaaaaaacaaaaagtgtCATATCTGCATGTTTATGAGAATTAAGGAGCATGTAAAGATCCTGCCAAAAGAGGGCGCTACAAACTGCTACTCCCTCGACAAGGCAGAAGCTGTGAATTCTGTCAGTTTCTGACTTATAATATGACTTGAAACAGAATGGCAGCGATGGAAAATTACGTATTTCCGTAGAAAAgttatttttcttctccctGAACTCTATAATGCATCTACAAACTGTGATTTGACCTGGATTTCGCCAGCTTTCTGAGAGTCATTCCTGCATGTGTCCCACATATGTAAGTCTGTGTACTGTTTTCTACATTGCTAAGTATCGCTATGCCTATGGCATGCCTATATTGGTATGGCAGTGTATACCGGACGACGCGCGCATACCTAaccggacacctttatttcggtgctttaaagaatgaaaatagagaaaaaacgCGACCTACTAGTTAGAAATCCacggccaaatcgtggttttggaaaccactcatagatttgtgtatagtcacgtattgtattaccggacactcctagtaccaatgaggtccaaacattaacatgtatggacctcataggcgacattacccaaaaatatgggttagacaatgctgttctgatttccaacccaagactttggtaaatgtacgccttaatacaaattggagttaagtgatatgactttcatttggtggggagacattaaaagtattaattaagtagttcaaattaaaatagattatcattaaacttacatttcaggccctttttgttgattttcggtgagcgttccacacagctgcgacgagtgatcaactccgaagtgatacgcgaactggtcagctgatcggtcaggtgatcggtagattatctttttgtcagacgttcataatttatgtaaagcgtatcaatcttcagtatcttgattccaaagtatcagtattgcagataaatgtcattattgattggaatcagtggcggatcggggggtgggggtgggggtgagcatttctgcccgatccccctattgagatttgtagtaaatattttggaattaaatacgttgttcatactagttatgcgacccctcccttatgatgatcacagcattatttgtaatggggatatttcgttcataattattcttgtctcttctttctctttttagcctttttttgcttgttaaaaccttttttcctttttttttttgggggggggggtcgccaaattttacgtgggtcaaaattaccttcatttttttagtgacaatctttttttcatttgtccagttctacgcgagacaaaattaccttcgatcattattatagttaaaaacttttttttattttttatttatttattttttttttgggggggggaggttgccaaatatcacgcgaacgtttttcagcttttactgttttattcgacttataataaaaatttaaatggggcttaccacagtttttttaaagtcaattcataagaatattcctcctcgggatttgagctttctttcatgaaatatcaatttttttcatgattaccaaaaatacttaaaattttttaccGGTGTATacctataaagctttagctcatgcgttgcgcctgcca
This genomic window from Lytechinus variegatus isolate NC3 chromosome 10, Lvar_3.0, whole genome shotgun sequence contains:
- the LOC121423068 gene encoding putative methyltransferase DDB_G0268948 isoform X1, whose product is MRFLTFSNLHSDFYDSTMSNRFFEGASHADQYIKFRPTYSEEVCQKILRFLNEKSPPPHQLLVDVGCGSGQGTYGLSSQFERVIGFDVSPAQVEAATKANTVPNVEFKVSPAETLPLDDHSVDLITCFEAVHWFDFDKFCNECRRVLKQNGCLAIINYGDYKIEHVDERIRKNLERYFKELEKDLEKFWLSEGKFAQDGLPGLHLPFPQSFRDESLQLRCKWSVSQISGFIRSSSAFQRQLKTNPSDQVLKDYQSKVMSAVASPSSSPDDVILNIVWPLTLLLGRT
- the LOC121423068 gene encoding putative methyltransferase DDB_G0268948 isoform X2, whose amino-acid sequence is MSNRFFEGASHADQYIKFRPTYSEEVCQKILRFLNEKSPPPHQLLVDVGCGSGQGTYGLSSQFERVIGFDVSPAQVEAATKANTVPNVEFKVSPAETLPLDDHSVDLITCFEAVHWFDFDKFCNECRRVLKQNGCLAIINYGDYKIEHVDERIRKNLERYFKELEKDLEKFWLSEGKFAQDGLPGLHLPFPQSFRDESLQLRCKWSVSQISGFIRSSSAFQRQLKTNPSDQVLKDYQSKVMSAVASPSSSPDDVILNIVWPLTLLLGRT